Proteins encoded within one genomic window of Candidatus Thermoplasmatota archaeon:
- a CDS encoding DUF59 domain-containing protein, whose protein sequence is MDKKDVVVEVLRGVMDTHTGVSVYDMGLISDIVVRDDSVDLTFMPTSPFCPVGIELAKAIRDSILTIEGVKSCNVKVVGHIRAEQINQALSA, encoded by the coding sequence ATGGATAAGAAGGATGTCGTCGTGGAGGTTCTCCGCGGAGTCATGGATACACATACCGGTGTCAGCGTCTACGACATGGGCCTGATCTCCGATATTGTTGTGAGAGATGACTCGGTCGATTTGACGTTCATGCCCACGAGCCCCTTCTGCCCAGTGGGCATCGAGCTCGCAAAAGCAATCCGGGACAGTATCCTGACGATCGAAGGCGTCAAGAGCTGCAACGTCAAGGTGGTCGGTCACATCAGGGCCGAACAGATCAACCAGGCTCTCAGCGCCTAG
- a CDS encoding DEAD/DEAH box helicase → MVTNQEILRAMKDLEWDEPTPVQEQVIPLARAGNDLMAQAQTGTGKTGAFAIPIIEKLHKNKKIQCLALTPTRELAIQVAGDFDDLAKYSGVKSVPIYGGQSINVQTDKIRRGVEIVVGTPGRLMDLMRRGELSFEGVRFLVLDEADRMLDMGFIDDIEWILQSVPKNRQTMLFSATLPDTIKGLAQRYMRKPKEVAISGESLTVPQAEQVYISVGRKNKLWALCRILDSEKPQLAMVFCSTKRMVDMLAGKLRAYGYSADAIHGDLTQSARDKVMTKFRSGKLNILIATDVAARGLDIDDVTHVFNYDIPENPEDYVHRIGRTARAGKTGRAITFVSKEEQHLVKAIESFGRTKLEEHEVPNGKGRDTVKKQLDIEEYADHFGMVPFVINVGKKDGIGMLDLLRFIERKTGIIEHLIGRIEVGNDTSRIEIHKSVAFRAMNGLEQYSFQNKRVRIDLVRNQPRR, encoded by the coding sequence ATCGTGACAAACCAGGAGATCCTAAGAGCCATGAAGGATCTCGAGTGGGATGAACCGACACCTGTGCAAGAACAGGTCATCCCGTTGGCGAGGGCTGGCAATGACCTGATGGCGCAGGCGCAGACTGGTACAGGTAAGACTGGGGCGTTTGCGATACCAATCATTGAGAAGCTTCACAAGAACAAGAAGATCCAGTGCCTGGCCCTCACCCCTACCAGGGAGTTGGCCATCCAAGTGGCCGGGGACTTCGACGATCTTGCAAAGTACTCCGGCGTCAAATCAGTTCCCATTTACGGAGGTCAGTCGATCAACGTCCAGACAGACAAGATCCGGAGAGGGGTGGAGATCGTCGTCGGCACACCCGGAAGATTGATGGACCTGATGAGGAGGGGCGAGCTCTCGTTCGAGGGAGTACGATTCCTGGTACTTGACGAAGCGGATCGGATGCTCGATATGGGGTTCATAGACGACATCGAATGGATTCTCCAGAGCGTGCCCAAGAACAGGCAGACAATGCTCTTCTCAGCGACTCTCCCAGACACCATCAAGGGCCTGGCCCAAAGGTACATGCGCAAGCCGAAGGAGGTGGCCATCAGCGGGGAGTCTCTGACAGTACCTCAGGCAGAGCAGGTCTACATCAGTGTGGGCAGGAAGAACAAGCTCTGGGCGCTTTGCAGAATCCTCGATAGCGAGAAGCCGCAGCTCGCGATGGTGTTCTGTTCGACCAAACGCATGGTGGACATGCTCGCCGGTAAGCTGAGGGCGTACGGGTACTCGGCCGACGCGATTCACGGTGATCTCACGCAGTCTGCCAGAGACAAGGTGATGACCAAGTTCAGGTCCGGAAAGCTGAACATCCTGATCGCAACTGATGTGGCGGCCAGGGGACTGGACATCGATGATGTGACCCATGTTTTCAACTACGACATCCCAGAGAATCCCGAGGACTATGTGCACAGGATCGGGAGGACAGCGAGAGCCGGGAAGACTGGACGGGCCATCACATTCGTCTCCAAGGAAGAGCAGCACCTGGTCAAGGCCATCGAAAGCTTCGGCAGGACGAAGCTAGAAGAGCATGAGGTCCCAAATGGCAAGGGCAGGGACACGGTCAAGAAACAGCTGGACATCGAGGAGTACGCGGACCATTTCGGCATGGTGCCGTTCGTGATCAATGTGGGAAAGAAGGACGGGATTGGGATGCTTGACCTTCTCAGGTTCATCGAGCGGAAGACGGGCATCATAGAGCATCTGATTGGCAGGATCGAGGTTGGGAACGACACTAGCAGAATCGAGATACACAAGAGCGTGGCGTTCAGGGCAATGAATGGGCTTGAGCAGTACTCGTTCCAGAACAAGCGGGTGAGGATCGACCTGGTCAGGAACCAGCCTAGGCGCTGA